Proteins from one Thaumasiovibrio subtropicus genomic window:
- the rmuC gene encoding DNA recombination protein RmuC yields the protein MIAITAESLVLAASCSTLASAIVAWFISGRAKQREALMQQQLDAQQTLSEAKLTQLQTQLEARQHDLDEMDVTCDRLNNEARQMHARLASAAEKLRQFDAIQQEKQYYREQLENARGANAGLEGDLRELEARHSEERKALQEKVVLLENAEQRLREQFETLANQLFEKKSRSVDEQNRLSLEGLLGPLKSQLEGFRQQMDDNFGREARERHTLIHEIHHLKKLNEQMAQEAINLTQALKGDNKAQGNWGEVVLARVLESCGLREGHEYHTQVSLENEQGKRYQPDVIVDLPKDKQVVVDAKMSLVAYERYFNADTLAEQELALSEHITSVRSHIRGLSRKDYQELEGIRSLDYVLLFIPVEPAFQVAVAAEPHLVKEAMEHNIMLVSPTTLMVALRTIANLWRYENQNHNAKLIAERAAKLYDKLRLFVNDMEQVGQSLDKATQGYRGAMNKLVVGRGNVIRQAESFKTLGVEVKRDISPQLVANLTPDDELPELQNHTDQS from the coding sequence ATGATAGCTATCACGGCAGAGAGTTTAGTGTTAGCCGCAAGTTGTTCCACATTGGCGTCTGCGATTGTGGCATGGTTTATTAGTGGTCGCGCTAAGCAACGTGAAGCCTTAATGCAACAGCAGCTAGACGCTCAACAAACGTTAAGTGAAGCCAAACTTACACAGCTACAAACGCAACTTGAAGCGCGACAACACGATCTCGATGAGATGGATGTGACGTGCGATAGGCTCAATAATGAAGCGCGTCAAATGCATGCGCGATTGGCCTCAGCGGCTGAAAAATTGCGTCAATTCGACGCCATTCAGCAAGAGAAGCAGTATTACCGAGAGCAACTCGAGAATGCCCGTGGGGCAAATGCAGGGTTAGAAGGGGATTTGCGCGAGCTTGAAGCGCGCCACAGCGAAGAGCGAAAAGCGCTGCAAGAGAAAGTGGTGTTGTTAGAAAATGCCGAGCAACGTTTACGAGAGCAATTTGAGACACTCGCGAATCAGCTGTTTGAGAAAAAATCGCGCAGTGTGGATGAACAAAACCGCCTCAGTTTGGAAGGGCTGTTAGGGCCGTTGAAGTCGCAACTTGAAGGTTTTCGCCAGCAGATGGATGATAACTTTGGACGGGAAGCCCGCGAACGTCACACCTTGATCCATGAGATTCACCACCTTAAAAAGCTCAATGAGCAGATGGCGCAAGAAGCGATCAACTTAACCCAAGCATTGAAGGGTGACAACAAAGCACAAGGCAATTGGGGTGAGGTGGTCTTAGCGCGGGTACTTGAAAGTTGCGGCTTACGCGAAGGGCATGAGTATCATACGCAAGTCAGTTTGGAGAATGAGCAAGGAAAGCGTTATCAGCCTGATGTGATTGTCGACTTACCGAAAGATAAGCAGGTGGTGGTCGATGCCAAGATGTCGCTGGTGGCCTATGAACGTTACTTCAATGCTGACACGCTCGCGGAGCAAGAGTTAGCGCTGAGCGAACATATTACTTCAGTACGTAGCCATATTCGTGGTTTAAGCCGTAAAGATTATCAAGAGCTTGAAGGTATTCGCTCTCTTGACTACGTATTGCTATTTATCCCGGTTGAGCCTGCATTTCAGGTCGCAGTGGCGGCGGAGCCTCACTTGGTTAAAGAAGCGATGGAGCACAACATCATGTTGGTGAGTCCAACGACGTTAATGGTGGCGTTACGAACGATTGCCAATCTATGGCGTTACGAAAATCAAAATCACAATGCGAAGTTGATCGCCGAACGCGCCGCCAAGCTCTACGACAAGCTGCGCCTATTTGTGAATGACATGGAGCAGGTCGGGCAGAGCTTAGATAAGGCCACCCAAGGCTATCGCGGTGCAATGAATAAGCTAGTGGTTGGTCGCGGTAACGTGATCCGCCAAGCAGAGAGTTTTAAAACCTTAGGTGTGGAAGTGAAGCGGGATATCAGTCCGCAGTTGGTGGCAAATCTGACGCCAGATGACGAGCTGCCCGAATTGCAAAATCACACAGATCAATCGTAG
- a CDS encoding DMT family transporter → MKNEKKALAFGLGAVLLWSTVATAFKITLDYFSPLQMLTAASLVSVLALLTIATVQGKLHQLMPTFKRKPLYYLCLGAINPFIYYLVLFQAYHLLPASQAQPINYSWAITLTLMAALFLGQKIRPQDWVACFLGYSGVVVIATKGNVLEMSFDSPLGVGLALLSTLLWASYWILNAKNDADSVISVLLSFSLSLPLSLTLCLLTGGFPNIPWQGWAAVSYVGLFEMGITFVLWINALKYTENTARISNLVFISPFISLLLLATIIGETIHPSTLIGLVLIIAGLVIQQLKLARKAAAAKS, encoded by the coding sequence ATGAAAAATGAGAAGAAAGCTCTCGCTTTCGGTTTGGGGGCGGTATTGCTCTGGTCGACGGTGGCAACCGCATTCAAAATTACCCTCGACTACTTCTCGCCGTTGCAGATGCTCACCGCTGCGAGCCTAGTTTCGGTACTGGCATTACTTACCATCGCCACGGTACAGGGAAAACTTCACCAATTGATGCCAACCTTTAAACGTAAGCCGTTGTATTATCTTTGCTTGGGTGCAATTAATCCGTTCATTTATTACTTGGTTCTGTTTCAAGCCTATCACTTGCTGCCCGCTTCGCAGGCCCAGCCAATCAATTACAGTTGGGCTATCACGCTGACATTAATGGCTGCACTCTTTCTTGGTCAGAAAATTCGCCCGCAGGACTGGGTTGCCTGTTTTCTCGGGTATTCAGGGGTTGTGGTGATTGCCACGAAGGGCAATGTATTGGAGATGTCTTTCGACAGCCCGCTAGGCGTTGGGTTAGCGCTCCTTTCAACCTTACTATGGGCATCGTATTGGATCCTCAATGCCAAAAATGATGCGGATTCCGTTATCAGTGTACTCTTAAGCTTTAGTCTCTCACTGCCATTATCACTCACCCTGTGTCTTTTAACAGGCGGGTTCCCCAACATTCCTTGGCAAGGCTGGGCGGCAGTCAGTTATGTCGGTCTGTTTGAAATGGGGATTACCTTTGTGTTGTGGATTAATGCATTGAAGTACACCGAAAACACAGCGCGGATCAGTAACCTTGTCTTTATTTCTCCGTTTATTTCTCTGCTCCTCCTCGCCACTATCATTGGCGAAACGATCCACCCGTCAACCCTCATTGGCCTTGTCTTAATCATTGCAGGATTAGTCATTCAACAGCTTAAGTTGGCTCGTAAGGCGGCCGCTGCCAAGTCATAA
- the ubiB gene encoding ubiquinone biosynthesis regulatory protein kinase UbiB yields MTPSELKRLYHIQKVLLSYGLDDLFPDIPQADKARLFRKGVFWIQNCHTDKPLGERLRLALQSLGPVWIKFGQMMSTRRDLFPPHIADQLALLQDNVASFDGNLAKARMEEALGGPLEQWFDDFDVTPLASASIAQVHTATLKENGREVVLKVIRPDILPVIKADIRLMYRLANLVAKLIPDARRLRPVEVVREYEKTLLDELNLMREAANAIQLRRNFDNQRILYVPEVFTDYCSEHLMVSERIYGIQVSDIEALKANNTNMKLLAERGVEVFFTQVFRDSFFHADMHPGNVFVSYDNPEDPQWIGLDCGIVGTLNREDKRYLAENFLAFFNRDYRRVAQLHVDSGWVPADTHVDEFEFAIRTVCEPIFAKPLCEISFGHVLLNLFNTARRFNMEVQPQLVLLQKTLLYVEGLGRQLYPQLDLWDTAKPFLETWMAKQVGPQAVIDAVKTKAPFWAEKLPELPELLYESLQQGKAMNHKMEALYQDFTVQKQRANQAKLQFGMGATLIVCATLFFSHDITNLSGLSAAAGVLLWVSGWRTLRRNEKR; encoded by the coding sequence ATGACCCCCTCAGAACTGAAACGCCTTTATCACATTCAAAAAGTGTTACTGAGCTACGGCTTAGATGACTTATTTCCTGATATTCCTCAAGCCGACAAAGCACGCCTCTTTCGAAAAGGGGTGTTTTGGATTCAAAACTGCCATACAGATAAACCTCTTGGCGAACGGTTACGTCTTGCGTTGCAATCCCTCGGACCTGTCTGGATAAAATTTGGACAGATGATGTCGACGCGTCGCGATCTGTTTCCTCCTCACATCGCTGATCAATTAGCGCTTTTGCAAGACAATGTAGCGTCGTTTGATGGCAACCTAGCCAAAGCGCGCATGGAAGAAGCGTTAGGCGGGCCGCTCGAGCAATGGTTTGATGATTTTGATGTGACACCGCTAGCCTCTGCTTCGATTGCGCAAGTGCATACTGCGACATTGAAAGAGAATGGCCGTGAAGTGGTGCTCAAGGTGATTCGTCCCGATATTTTGCCTGTCATAAAGGCAGATATCCGCCTGATGTATCGACTGGCCAACCTTGTCGCAAAACTGATTCCCGATGCGCGCCGCTTACGTCCCGTAGAAGTCGTGCGTGAGTACGAGAAAACGCTACTTGATGAACTCAATTTAATGCGCGAAGCGGCGAATGCCATTCAGCTCCGTCGTAACTTTGATAATCAGCGTATTCTCTATGTGCCGGAAGTGTTTACTGACTATTGCTCTGAACACTTGATGGTGTCTGAGCGCATTTACGGTATTCAAGTTTCAGATATCGAGGCATTGAAAGCCAACAACACCAATATGAAGTTGTTGGCGGAGCGCGGGGTAGAGGTTTTCTTCACCCAAGTCTTTCGCGACAGTTTTTTCCATGCTGACATGCATCCGGGAAATGTGTTCGTTTCATATGACAACCCGGAAGATCCGCAGTGGATTGGTTTGGACTGTGGCATCGTTGGTACATTGAATCGCGAAGACAAGCGTTACCTTGCTGAGAACTTCCTCGCCTTCTTTAATCGTGATTATCGTCGCGTCGCGCAACTGCATGTGGATTCAGGTTGGGTACCTGCGGATACACATGTTGATGAGTTTGAGTTTGCTATTCGTACGGTTTGCGAACCAATTTTTGCTAAACCTTTGTGCGAGATCTCATTTGGGCATGTATTGCTTAATCTTTTTAACACAGCAAGGCGCTTTAATATGGAAGTGCAGCCACAGTTAGTGCTGTTGCAGAAAACCTTGCTCTATGTTGAAGGATTAGGGCGTCAGCTCTATCCGCAGTTAGATCTTTGGGATACCGCAAAACCGTTTTTAGAAACGTGGATGGCAAAGCAGGTTGGACCGCAAGCCGTGATCGATGCAGTAAAAACAAAAGCGCCTTTTTGGGCTGAGAAACTGCCAGAACTGCCTGAATTACTGTACGAAAGTTTGCAGCAGGGCAAAGCCATGAATCACAAAATGGAAGCGCTATACCAAGATTTTACTGTTCAGAAACAGAGAGCTAATCAGGCTAAGCTACAATTTGGTATGGGAGCGACGTTGATTGTCTGCGCTACCTTGTTTTTTAGTCACGATATTACAAATTTATCAGGATTGTCGGCGGCCGCGGGCGTGCTACTATGGGTGTCCGGTTGGCGAACTTTACGTCGCAATGAAAAACGTTAA
- a CDS encoding LysR family transcriptional regulator translates to MSIPALLRADLNLLLCLHILLEEQNVTRAAARLHLSQSAVSKNLAKLREWFDDPLFTRTSHGLQPTSRARSLRPTLQGIIGDIDKLTHPAVFNPELSDRRFNLALVESIYPLLLPQFIGELFQQGPQITLNTHQWTRDSFEKMLSGEIDFGITGKDIHPQDAALTMLPPKGIVWHELYRDYQCCLVRPSHPVLQQEWHLDTYLTQRHVQARCGVDGNDRWLLDFKLAEENKFRDIAICVADFNSAASLATHTDLVFTCPSHFGHLIAQQLNLTMLPLPYDLPPMAYTLFWSEDRDKDPGHHWLRELIISRSQQL, encoded by the coding sequence ATGTCGATTCCCGCTTTGCTACGTGCCGATCTCAACCTATTGCTCTGTTTGCACATTCTACTGGAGGAGCAGAATGTCACTCGCGCTGCGGCACGGCTTCATCTCAGTCAATCCGCAGTCAGTAAGAACCTGGCTAAGTTGCGCGAATGGTTTGATGACCCGCTCTTTACTCGCACCTCACATGGCCTGCAGCCCACCAGCCGCGCACGCAGTTTACGGCCAACGCTACAAGGCATCATTGGCGACATCGATAAGCTCACCCACCCTGCTGTCTTCAACCCTGAGCTCAGCGACCGCCGCTTTAATCTGGCCTTAGTGGAAAGCATCTATCCATTGCTTTTACCCCAGTTTATTGGCGAGCTTTTTCAACAGGGGCCACAAATCACGTTGAATACTCATCAATGGACAAGAGACTCCTTTGAGAAGATGCTAAGCGGCGAAATTGATTTTGGTATTACTGGTAAGGATATTCATCCCCAAGATGCGGCGCTCACCATGCTCCCTCCCAAAGGCATTGTGTGGCACGAACTCTATCGAGATTATCAATGCTGCTTGGTACGCCCCTCACATCCCGTATTACAGCAAGAGTGGCATCTCGACACCTATTTAACCCAGCGCCATGTTCAAGCGCGTTGCGGTGTTGATGGCAATGATCGCTGGTTGCTTGATTTTAAACTGGCGGAAGAGAACAAATTCCGCGATATCGCCATCTGTGTGGCGGACTTTAACAGTGCGGCATCACTCGCCACCCATACCGATCTCGTCTTTACCTGCCCTAGCCACTTTGGGCATTTGATCGCTCAGCAGCTCAATTTGACCATGTTACCCTTGCCCTACGATTTACCCCCCATGGCCTATACCCTGTTCTGGAGTGAGGATCGAGACAAGGACCCGGGACACCATTGGCTCCGTGAGCTCATCATTAGTCGAAGTCAGCAGTTATAA
- the tatA gene encoding Sec-independent protein translocase subunit TatA: protein MGGISIWQLLIVALIVVLVFGTKRLRNVGGDLGSAVKGFKNAMNSEDEKAKDADFGESSDQKAIDEKTTAHTATSAEETKNKEQA, encoded by the coding sequence ATGGGTGGGATCAGTATTTGGCAATTGTTGATTGTTGCGTTGATCGTGGTTTTAGTATTTGGCACTAAGCGTTTACGTAATGTGGGTGGCGATTTAGGGTCTGCGGTGAAGGGCTTTAAAAATGCGATGAACAGCGAAGACGAAAAAGCGAAAGACGCTGACTTTGGTGAAAGCAGCGATCAAAAAGCAATAGACGAAAAGACGACAGCACACACAGCAACCAGTGCTGAAGAGACCAAGAATAAAGAGCAGGCTTAA
- the tatC gene encoding twin-arginine translocase subunit TatC, translated as MTVDESQPLIQHLIELRSRILRALIAVLVVFLCLVWFANDIYAFISAPLIERLPDGATMIATDVASPLFTPLKLTFVASVFIAVPMILYQVWAFVAPGLYKHEKRLVMPLMFSSSLLFYSGAAFAYFVVFPLAFSFFVSTTPEGVQMATDIASYLDFILAIFIAFGIAFEVPIAIILLCWTGATDPQSLAKKRPYIIVASFVIGMLLTPPDMISQTLLAIPMCILFELGLLVSRFYLPKAQAQQENEG; from the coding sequence ATGACGGTTGATGAATCTCAGCCGCTTATCCAGCATTTAATAGAGCTGCGCAGTCGTATACTGCGTGCGCTTATTGCTGTGTTAGTGGTATTTCTATGCTTGGTTTGGTTTGCCAATGATATTTATGCCTTCATCTCTGCGCCTTTGATTGAGCGCCTGCCAGATGGGGCAACCATGATAGCGACTGATGTCGCTTCACCGCTTTTCACCCCATTAAAATTGACCTTTGTGGCATCGGTGTTTATCGCGGTGCCGATGATTCTTTATCAAGTTTGGGCATTTGTCGCGCCAGGACTCTACAAGCATGAAAAACGTTTGGTGATGCCACTGATGTTTTCCAGCTCGTTGTTGTTCTATAGTGGCGCTGCATTTGCTTACTTCGTTGTTTTTCCGTTGGCGTTTAGCTTTTTCGTTTCTACCACGCCAGAAGGTGTGCAGATGGCGACGGATATCGCCAGCTATCTCGATTTTATCTTAGCGATCTTCATCGCCTTCGGTATCGCGTTTGAAGTGCCTATTGCGATCATATTGCTTTGTTGGACGGGGGCGACTGATCCGCAAAGTCTTGCTAAAAAGCGGCCTTATATCATAGTGGCGAGCTTTGTGATTGGTATGTTGCTGACGCCGCCAGATATGATTTCGCAAACCCTATTGGCTATCCCCATGTGTATTCTGTTTGAGCTTGGATTGTTAGTATCACGTTTCTATCTCCCTAAAGCACAAGCACAACAGGAAAACGAAGGATGA
- a CDS encoding multidrug effflux MFS transporter — protein sequence MGRSAPRNIMMFLFFLVLFSPMAIDIYLPALPVMAAEFQVPEVRVQDTVTWFMLSFGLGQLVVGPLADRYGRRPIALFGIALFAVSSYLAVMVTDLNMLLVARLIQGIAASATSVAAFACVRDSFGAEKSGKMISYLNGVICFIPALAPILGSYLTIHLGWRSNFTFMALFALLGLVYIGWGFPETKPENEKSPSLSTMFSWQRYLSVLRNGQFLFNALQCLLAMAVILAYVTSAPMWLINHLGLSMEAFTGWFSVNAVFNILGGLLVAPMLMDRFGTRFALQVGMTLVIVGGILLLQGGTTPLAFMLPLFINAIGFAIILGACSGKALAPFGDKAGTAAALLGLLQMTGAGALVGMTQRLNLDAPSLLTFHMFLLIPGFLMLMMKLGRRWHPVHNS from the coding sequence ATGGGTCGTTCGGCACCACGTAATATAATGATGTTTTTGTTTTTCTTGGTCCTTTTCAGTCCAATGGCCATTGATATTTACTTGCCTGCCCTCCCCGTGATGGCTGCGGAATTTCAAGTGCCAGAAGTGCGGGTTCAAGACACGGTGACATGGTTCATGCTCAGCTTTGGCCTTGGGCAACTGGTGGTAGGACCGCTCGCCGATCGCTATGGTCGTCGACCTATCGCTTTGTTTGGTATTGCTCTGTTTGCGGTGAGCTCTTATTTGGCCGTCATGGTGACAGACTTGAACATGTTGCTCGTTGCGAGGCTGATTCAAGGCATTGCCGCAAGTGCGACATCGGTTGCGGCTTTTGCCTGTGTGCGTGACAGTTTTGGTGCAGAGAAAAGCGGTAAAATGATCAGTTACCTGAACGGGGTGATCTGCTTTATTCCGGCATTAGCACCGATTTTGGGCAGTTATCTCACGATCCATTTAGGTTGGCGCAGCAACTTTACTTTCATGGCGTTGTTTGCCCTACTGGGATTGGTGTATATCGGCTGGGGCTTCCCTGAGACAAAGCCTGAAAATGAAAAGTCGCCTTCGCTGAGCACCATGTTTAGTTGGCAGCGCTACCTTAGCGTATTGCGTAATGGGCAGTTCCTTTTCAATGCATTGCAATGTCTGCTCGCCATGGCGGTGATTTTGGCTTATGTCACCTCTGCTCCTATGTGGTTGATCAACCATCTGGGGCTGAGTATGGAAGCCTTCACCGGCTGGTTTAGTGTCAATGCCGTCTTTAATATTCTTGGCGGATTGTTGGTTGCCCCTATGCTGATGGATCGTTTTGGTACTCGTTTTGCGCTACAAGTGGGTATGACTCTGGTCATTGTTGGCGGTATTTTATTGCTGCAAGGCGGTACGACGCCACTCGCCTTTATGTTGCCACTGTTCATTAATGCGATTGGGTTTGCGATCATCCTTGGCGCTTGTTCTGGCAAAGCGTTAGCCCCGTTCGGTGATAAAGCGGGCACAGCTGCTGCATTGCTTGGTCTATTACAAATGACAGGCGCGGGGGCGCTAGTCGGCATGACCCAGCGGTTGAACTTAGATGCGCCATCACTGCTCACATTTCACATGTTCTTGCTCATCCCAGGATTCCTAATGTTGATGATGAAACTGGGACGACGCTGGCACCCTGTACATAACAGTTAA
- the tatB gene encoding Sec-independent protein translocase protein TatB yields MFDIGFWELILISVVGLVVLGPERLPVAIRNVSRWIRAARSMANSVQAELEQELKIQELQQNLKKAEQMSMQDLSPDLQQSVDELKQAADDVQRPYDKAPESPATQEQKQVDKQE; encoded by the coding sequence GTGTTTGATATTGGGTTTTGGGAACTCATTCTGATTTCGGTGGTGGGCCTTGTTGTGCTCGGGCCGGAACGCCTCCCTGTCGCGATACGCAATGTATCGCGTTGGATTCGTGCGGCGCGCTCTATGGCTAATTCGGTACAGGCAGAGTTAGAGCAAGAGCTAAAAATTCAGGAGTTACAGCAGAATCTTAAGAAAGCAGAACAGATGAGCATGCAAGACCTCTCACCTGATTTGCAGCAATCTGTTGATGAGCTGAAACAAGCTGCCGATGACGTACAACGTCCTTATGATAAAGCCCCTGAATCTCCCGCCACTCAAGAACAAAAACAAGTCGATAAACAGGAATAA
- the ubiE gene encoding bifunctional demethylmenaquinone methyltransferase/2-methoxy-6-polyprenyl-1,4-benzoquinol methylase UbiE — protein MTDTTQDIAQETTHFGFETVAKEQKVEKVAEVFHSVATKYDIMNDLMSLGIHRAWKRFTIDCSGARPGQKILDLGGGTGDLTAKFSRIVGEKGQVILADINDSMLKVGRSKLRDLGIVGNVGFVQANAEELPFPDDHFDCITISFCLRNVTDKEKALRSMFRVLKPGGRLLVLEFSKPVLDPLSKIYDAYSFHLLPKMGELVAGDSESYRYLAESIRMHPDQETLEGMMQDAGFEHTNYYNLTGGIVALHRGYKF, from the coding sequence ATGACGGATACCACCCAGGATATCGCACAGGAAACCACCCACTTTGGGTTTGAAACTGTTGCGAAAGAGCAGAAAGTAGAGAAAGTGGCCGAGGTTTTCCACTCGGTAGCAACCAAGTACGACATCATGAATGACTTGATGTCGCTCGGCATTCACCGCGCTTGGAAGCGGTTTACTATCGATTGCAGTGGCGCGCGACCAGGACAGAAAATTCTCGACTTGGGTGGTGGTACTGGTGATCTCACCGCTAAGTTTTCTCGCATCGTGGGTGAAAAAGGCCAAGTGATTTTGGCGGATATCAATGACTCCATGTTGAAGGTGGGGCGTAGCAAGCTGCGTGACTTAGGTATTGTGGGCAATGTGGGCTTCGTGCAGGCGAATGCGGAAGAATTGCCATTCCCTGATGACCACTTTGACTGTATCACCATCAGCTTCTGTTTACGCAACGTCACCGACAAAGAAAAAGCACTGCGCTCTATGTTCCGTGTGTTGAAGCCGGGTGGGCGCTTATTGGTATTGGAATTCTCTAAGCCTGTTCTCGATCCTTTATCGAAAATTTACGACGCTTACTCGTTCCATCTTCTACCGAAAATGGGTGAGTTGGTGGCAGGCGATAGCGAGAGCTACCGTTACCTTGCTGAGTCTATTCGTATGCATCCAGACCAAGAAACCTTGGAAGGCATGATGCAAGACGCGGGCTTTGAGCACACGAATTACTACAATCTGACCGGTGGTATTGTCGCATTGCACCGCGGTTATAAGTTCTGA
- a CDS encoding ubiquinone biosynthesis accessory factor UbiJ — protein sequence MESLPLHTPLKVLVSGAIEVALNKLLTEENRPQLKRMQGKVLQVTLKELSLTMTYVFSQQIDVLGEYEGEPDCHLLLNITALPQLQQQSQITRLIKDDKLDVEGDLDLAQQFSSLLKQLKPDWEEVLSTYTGDVVAHTLVSGSKRQAERLKAWLTVRERDIAEVVTEEWRLAPGPLEVAHFCDQVDDLRSAQAHLEARFEQLSDRLRGRR from the coding sequence ATGGAATCCTTGCCTCTTCACACTCCATTGAAAGTGTTAGTGAGCGGCGCCATCGAAGTGGCGCTCAATAAGCTGCTAACCGAGGAGAATCGACCTCAACTCAAGCGTATGCAAGGCAAAGTACTGCAAGTCACGCTGAAAGAGTTGTCACTGACGATGACCTATGTGTTCAGTCAACAGATTGATGTACTCGGTGAGTATGAGGGTGAACCTGATTGTCATTTACTGCTTAATATCACCGCATTACCGCAACTGCAGCAGCAGAGCCAAATTACCCGCTTGATCAAAGACGATAAGTTGGATGTCGAAGGGGATTTGGACCTCGCACAGCAGTTCTCGTCGCTGTTAAAGCAATTGAAACCGGATTGGGAAGAGGTGTTATCGACCTATACTGGCGATGTGGTCGCCCATACCTTGGTCAGTGGTAGCAAACGACAAGCTGAGCGCCTCAAGGCGTGGCTAACTGTTCGAGAGCGAGATATTGCCGAAGTGGTGACCGAAGAGTGGCGGCTTGCACCCGGGCCGTTGGAAGTCGCGCACTTTTGTGATCAAGTTGATGACTTACGCAGTGCCCAAGCCCATTTGGAAGCACGGTTTGAACAGTTAAGTGATCGACTGCGGGGTCGCCGATGA